A segment of the Triticum urartu cultivar G1812 chromosome 1, Tu2.1, whole genome shotgun sequence genome:
TGCAATGCCTCTGGCCAGAGAATAAACTTATCAAAGTCCTCGGTGTTTTTCAGTAAGGGCTGCCCGAACTCGTTGAAGAATGAGGTAAAAAACATTCTGAATATTCCAAACGAATCTCTATCTGATAGATACTTTGGAATGCCCACAGATGTGGGAGTTAGTAAAAACGGAGCTTTCAAATTTCTCAGAGACAGAGTCTGGAGCAAGATCAAGGGGTGGATGGAAAATCTTTTGTCAGCCGGAGGTAAAGAAGTTTTGATTAAATCCGTTGCACAAGCGGTTCTTGTTTACTCAATATCATGCTTTAAACTCCCACGAGCTATGAGCACATCAACTCGCTCTACAGAAAGTTTTGGTGGGGTAGCAAGGAGGGGAAACGGAAGCCTAGTTGGGTATCATGGAGCACTATGACGATGCCAAAATACTATGGTGGTTTGGGATTCTGGGATATATAGCTTTTCAATCTAGCTTTGCTAGCAAGACAAGCCTGGAGAATTCTAACAGACCCGGAGTCCCTTAGTGCATGAGTACTGAAGGCCAAATATCACCCGACAATGGATTTCTTGGACTCGGAGTTGGGTTCTGCTCCTTCCCAGATCTGGCGCGCCATCTTGGAGGGACGAGACGTGATGACCCAGGGGCTAATAAGGTGGGCTGGCAACGGTCAAACAACGCAGATCTGGAACCACAATTGGTTACCTCGTCCGGCTAATATGAGACCCATAGTGAGCAGGATAGTGGATCCACCTTAATGGGTCAGTGAACTAATCATGCCAGATGCTCAATGGGACAGCACATTGATCTCGGAAATCTTCCTTCCAACAGATGCTCAGACAATTATGTCGATACCTTTGTGCACGAGACATGTCGATGACTTCTGGTCTTGGATTCATGAAAAGAATGGAGTGTTTTCCGTCCGATCTGCTTACCGCATGTTGGTTAACACCAAGATGAGGAGAGAAGCATGACTTGAGGGCCGAGCAAATTCTTCTGATTTGGACAGAGATTCCAAGGCGTGGGAGAAATTATGGAAAGTCAATGTTCCGCCTAAGGTGAAGATTTTCTTATGGAGGCTAGCACAACAATCTATCCCCACAGCAGACCTACTACATCACCAAAACATGTCCACAAGCACACGGTGTGGCTTGTGCGGGGCAGAAGATTCATGGCAGCACTCCTTTCTTCACTGCACAGTCGCCCGATGTGTGTGGGCGCTACAAGATCCTGAGTTGGTTGAGGCCCTGAACAACACCCAAGAGCCGGATGCGAGACGATGGTTGTTTGTCCTTCAGGATATGCTTTCACCTGCAGAATTTACCCAGGTTGCAGTTACATTGTGGGCGCTGTGGCACTCACGTCGTCAGGCGCTGCATGAGAACATCTTTCAGAGCCCTTTGTCTACGCATCTTTTTATCACCAAGTATATCAGAGAGATCGAGGATTGCACGCCCAAGGCAAGGCAAGGGACAGTGCACCCAACCCCGGTGCAAACGCGGGCTAGATGGATACCGCCACCGCCGGGAGTGGCAAAGATCAGAGTGGACGGGGCAGCAACGAGAAACTCCCTTGCGGGTTCCTTCAGTGCGATATGCAGAGACGAAACATGGTTGTTCTTAGGAGCCTCGGCTGATCCTGCGACTCTGGAAGCTTTGGCGTGTAGAGAGGCACTCGCCCTTGCGATGGACTTGCAGATCCCCAGGGTTGTAATTGCTTCAGACTGCCTGGGAGTGATCCGGGATATCAAAGATGCCACAGGAGGGAACTACGCTGCTGTAATCAAGGAGATCACTGAGACAGCGAGAGATTTTGAGCAATGCACCTTCATCTTTGAGGGTAGATCGACAAATATCGAGGCACATAGCCTTGCTAAACATGCTTTCGGACTAGATTATGGGCGCCATTTGTGGCTTACAAACCTACCAGATATCCATTGTATTCCTATGAACTTTTTATGATGAATAAAGTGTGTTTAGACTCAAAAAAATCAAATTAAATGTTTATCTTAATAAATAAACTCATGAAATTAAATGTGAATAACATGTCCACCTCTCTTTGAAACAAAGGGACGCCTGATAGAAATAATAAGTCTGTTTTCTTcaagaagaaaagaaattattaaAATCTTTCATTCAGCCCCTCTGGTCGATAATTTTGATCTTTATACAAATTTTGTATGGACAAATGAAACCACAATTTTGGGTCAGAATAGAAAATACCCTCGACGCTGCAGAATTGGGGGAAGAAGACCAATCGAATCTGGAAAGCTCTACTCTGCAGGTTGGTTCTCTTCTCCCCTTCTTTCTCGCTCGCGCCGCGCTGCTCTGCGTCGACGCCGGTCCGGTGGGCGCCAGCACCCCCCGGCCGCGCCGTCCCGGATCTGCGCCACCACCCACCCTGGCGTGGATGCGGACGGGGAGCGAGAGTGAGAGCGGAGGGCCAGTAGCAGCTGTTAATAACATCCTCGCTCGCGCCGCCGTCCCCTTGCTCTGCCTGCCCCGGTCTGGGAGAGGGGGAGGCTGCAGGACCGGCGGCCGCGAGAGACGAGCGAAGGTGGCCCGCCCGTGTTAGATGCTGCGCTTGTGCTGTGTGAGGGGCGGGAGAGCAGAGTGTGTGGTTTCAGATTTGTCTGCCGCTGCTGCTCTACTTGTTTCAATACCGATAGCTCTTGTGCCTGATGCTCTTATTTGTAATTGTTTTACAGATTCTCCATCACATCACAGCCAAATGAGCCATCGACCTACTTTGCGTTTGGGGAGAGACAGAGAGAGGCCCTTTGATGCTTGTATGGAATCAATTTGATAAAAATGTAAGTGTGTGACAGCTGCTAAATGGGTTGGACTGCACAATGAAATAAGGGGGACGATCTGTGGCTGTTGGTATTCGAATGAGAATTCGGTGAGTGAGATTTGCTGGCTTGGTTGCTGCTACCGCTTGTGTTAGATGCCGCGCTTGTGTTGTGTGAGGTGTGAGAGCAGAGTATGGTTTCAGATTTGGCTGCTGCTGCCGCTTGATGCAGCTGCTGGGCGAGAGATAATTAGGAGAAATCGATGCTGCTGCTCTATTTGTTTCAATGCTCATGCTATTGTCCCTGATGCTCTTCTTTCTGCTGTTTTTACAGGTTAATTGTTCGTAAAGGCCAAATAAACCATCGACCTAAGCCGACGACAAGTGGTAGTTACAGGAAATCAGGACAATATAGGTGAGTCAGATTTGCTGAATGGGTTCGAGTGATCAAAGAAATAAGGCCAGTGGTATGTTGATGTTGGTACTGAATTGAGAATGATATTTTGTCACAACCATTATCTGAGAAAAAGGAAAATTCTCAACAACCATGGCGGAGGCTGTTGTCGGGCAGCTAGTGGTCACGCTGGGGGGTGCGCTGGCAAAAGAGGCGACGATCTTTGGCGGGGCCCTCCTCGGCAAGGAAGCCTCTGCCCTCAGGGGCCTCTTCGGCAAGATCTGCGACTCCAAGGCGGAGCTGGAGAGCATGCAGGCCTGCCTGCAGGAGGCGGAGCAGTTCAAGGACACTGACAAGACTACAGCCATCTTCGTTGGCGAGATCAGGGGTTTCGCCTTCCAGATCGAGGATGTCGTTGACGAGTTCACCTACAAGCTGGAGGACTGCAAGCACGGAGGGTTCGCTGGcaagatgaagaagaggctcaagCATATCAAAACCTGGCGCCGCCTGGCAGCCAAGCTCCAAGAAATCGATGTCAAGCTGAAAGATGCCAAGAGGAGGAAGCAGGATTACGCAGTCGTTGCAGGAATCGGCGGATCTGCTTCTGCTGCCAAATCGACAAGTCGAGGTCAAGCCCTGCACTTCACCAGGGATGAGGACCTTGTGGGAATCGAGGAGAACAAAGAGAAGTTGATACGGTGGCTGACGGGCAGTGGCGGTGGTGATTATCTGGAGCAGAGCAACAGCAAAGTCACCACGGTGTGGGGGATGCCTGGTGTTGGTAAAACCACTCTGGTTGCTCATGTGTACAACACGGTGAAATTGGATTTTGACGCCGTGGCGTGGGTAACAGTGTCAGAGAGTTACAATCTCGAAGATCTGCTGAAGAAGATAGCCGCCGAGTTTGGCATCGCAGGCAATATTGCCAATTTTGAGATGAGGCGCCTAGCAGAGTCCGTCAACAACTATCTTCAAGGTAAAAAGTACATCTTGGTCCTGGATGATGTTTGGACTCCGCTTGTGTGGTCGGAGATAAGGAATGCCTTTCCTACTTCTAATTGTACCGGCCGATTCATTATCACATCAAGAAAGCATGAAGTGTCACAGTTGGCAACTGGTGAATCTGCAGTTCACTTGGAACCGCTAGAAGCACATCACTCCTGGGTGTTGTTCTGCAATGGGGCCTTCTGGAATCATGTTGACAAACAGTGCCCGTTGGAGTTGCAGAAATTGGCTTGGAAGTTCATAGCTAAGTGTCAAGGCTTGCCTATTGCTATCGCTTGCATTGGCCGCCTACTCTCCTGCAAACCCCCAACTTCTGCCGAATGGGAGAATGTGTACAGGGGTTTGGATTCACAGTTGGTCAAAGATGTGATCCCTGATGCTCATATGATCCTAAAGATCAGCTTGGAGGACCTTCCATACAATTTAAAGAATTGTTTCTTACATTGTGCATTATTCCCAGAAAACTATGTATTACAGAGGAGGAAGACAATGAGGCAGTGGATTTCAGCGGGGTTTATCAGGGAAAAGGAAGAGAGCAGAACATtggaggaggtggctgatggataCTTGGCTGAGCTTGTGAATCGAAGCCTACTACAGGTAGTGAAAAGGAATTATGCCGCACGACTGAAACACTGTCGGATGCATGAAGTCATACGCCTTGTTGCCCTCAACAAAGCCAAGGAGGAATGCTTTGGTAAAGTTTATAGTGGCTCTGGTACTGGGGCATTCTCTGTGGAGGGTGCACGTCGCATATCGGTCCAGGGGGGAAACCTTGAACACCTGAGCCGAACTGCTGCAACACATCTTCGTTCGCTCCATGTATTTGGGAGGTATATCAATGTTGATTTGCTGAAGCCTATCTTAACATCTTCGAATCTGTTGTCGATGTTGGATCTGCAAGGTACTTGTATCAAGATGCTGCCCAATGAGGTATTCAACTTTTTTAACTTGCGTTATTTGGGCCTTCGATATACTGATCTCGAAAGCCTGCCTGATGCAGTGAGGAGGTTGCAAAACTTGGAAGTCTTGGATGCTGTGCATTCTAAGCTGACGTATTTGCCAAACAGTATCGTAAAACTTCAGAATTTGAGATACCTCTATGCGTCATCCACTTTCAGCACATCAGAGAATGTAAGAGCAGGTGGGGTCAAGGTCCCTAGTGGCATACAACACTTGGCAGGACTGCGGGCTCTTCAGCGTGTCAAAGCCACTCCAGAGTTTCTTCATGAGGTTGGAGCTCTGACAGAGCTAAGAACATTGGATGTGTGCGACGTTCAGAGTGAACATTCTGCTGACTTGAGCAATGCTATCACCAAAATGAGCCATCTTGTTCATCTCGCAATTGTAGCTGCAGCTGAGAATGAGGTGATGTGGCTTGAAGGGCTATATTTACCTCCAACCCTTTCTTGGCTTGCTTTACGAGGGAAGCTGGAAAAAACATCGATGCCTCAGCTCTTCTCTTCCTGGTCACACCTTAATAGCCTCACTCGGTTGCAGCTGGTATTCTCCAATATTGATGAGGAAACCTTTTCCTGTCTCTGTGTGTTACGTGGTCTACGCTTTCTTTGGCTAAGGAAGGCTTTTGAAGGGAAGAGGTTGTATTTTTACACAGGGTCATTTCCAAATCTTACACATCTATTTATCCGGAGCGCAGCACAACTCAACCAAGTTGGAATAGAGAAGGGTGCAATGCAAAATCTGATCGAGCTATCGTTAACAGACTGCCCTGAGCTAAAGTTTGTTCCAGATGGCATCAAACACCTAGCATCCCTTGAAAAATTAATTCTGGAAGATACATCAGAAGAGTTAATAGAGAAGCTCCTGGAGAAGAGATATTCAGATGAATGTAGTGAAGATGCAATGCAGATTAGCCACATAAGGAATGTTACAGTTGGACTGAGCCATAAAGGACTCTGGGAAAGGATTAGGTGATCGTCGCTGCTCCAAAGGTTGGTTTTTGCTGTTTTTGTCTTTCATGCATATATTATATATTGACATAATTAAATTAAATTAGCAATTGGTAGCTAGCAATGGCTGACACAAATTTGTTATGAATTTTTCAATTAAAGCAAATTAATGTGATTCTTTTCTCCATGCTCATGTGTATCTTCTTTAATAGACTTGAAGTATGCAAGTACATAGCCTGTAACTGGTAGGACCGGGAAAGAAACAAGCAAACTGATCATGCAGTTAATAGTTCCTCCGACGTACAAAAATGTTATGCTGTATTTAGGATATGTGTCCTTTCATCAGTTAATATAACTTCTAGTTCCTCGTACGTTTTGTGACTTAAGCTGTAACTCGAGTTTTTTTCTGTATGGAATATGCTCCTTGTTTTAATGTAATGCATGTCCTTTTGCCAAAAGAGTACTTCCTTCTACGTTTGTGTTCTCTCGTTTAAAGTTTTTTTTAAATGGACATAGATAGAGATTCATCCACTACCCTGTCTGATTGACACTGTTTGTGATAGTTATCAGATTCTGCTCTGCACTACCAAGCACATTTTGCTTGCTTGGGAAGAGACCAGGATCGATGCTGATCTGCCAACTGTCCTCCCGTCTCAAGGCTCTGATGGGGAGTGAAGATTTTAAGCTGGGCTCCGATGAGGTGTTGCAGTTTTTAGTTATTACATCTGTACTCAATGAAATTCCTTGTTACTATTCTATATCGAAGACAATACAAGGCAGATGTCTGGAAACATTTCTTAGCTGCTAGACAGAGAAAAGAACTATGCATTCGGGCTCTGGAACGATGTCCGTGTGATGTTTTCAACATTGGGCTGTGTGAGATGAGTATTCTGCTAATCAGTTAGTGGTATTTTCTGTTGCCTACGTACTTTGGCATGGTGAACTTTGTTCTTGAGAGCATGGCTGG
Coding sequences within it:
- the LOC125542567 gene encoding disease resistance protein RPM1-like isoform X3, translated to MAEAVVGQLVVTLGGALAKEATIFGGALLGKEASALRGLFGKICDSKAELESMQACLQEAEQFKDTDKTTAIFVGEIRGFAFQIEDVVDEFTYKLEDCKHGGFAGKMKKRLKHIKTWRRLAAKLQEIDVKLKDAKRRKQDYAVVAGIGGSASAAKSTSRGQALHFTRDEDLVGIEENKEKLIRWLTGSGGGDYLEQSNSKVTTVWGMPGVGKTTLVAHVYNTVKLDFDAVAWVTVSESYNLEDLLKKIAAEFGIAGNIANFEMRRLAESVNNYLQGKKYILVLDDVWTPLVWSEIRNAFPTSNCTGRFIITSRKHEVSQLATGESAVHLEPLEAHHSWVLFCNGAFWNHVDKQCPLELQKLAWKFIAKCQGLPIAIACIGRLLSCKPPTSAEWENVYRGLDSQLVKDVIPDAHMILKISLEDLPYNLKNCFLHCALFPENYVLQRRKTMRQWISAGFIREKEESRTLEEVADGYLAELVNRSLLQVVKRNYAARLKHCRMHEVIRLVALNKAKEECFGKVYSGSGTGAFSVEGARRISVQGGNLEHLSRTAATHLRSLHVFGRYINVDLLKPILTSSNLLSMLDLQGTCIKMLPNE
- the LOC125542567 gene encoding disease resistance protein RPM1-like isoform X2 gives rise to the protein MAEAVVGQLVVTLGGALAKEATIFGGALLGKEASALRGLFGKICDSKAELESMQACLQEAEQFKDTDKTTAIFVGEIRGFAFQIEDVVDEFTYKLEDCKHGGFAGKMKKRLKHIKTWRRLAAKLQEIDVKLKDAKRRKQDYAVVAGIGGSASAAKSTSRGQALHFTRDEDLVGIEENKEKLIRWLTGSGGGDYLEQSNSKVTTVWGMPGVGKTTLVAHVYNTVKLDFDAVAWVTVSESYNLEDLLKKIAAEFGIAGNIANFEMRRLAESVNNYLQGKKYILVLDDVWTPLVWSEIRNAFPTSNCTGRFIITSRKHEVSQLATGESAVHLEPLEAHHSWVLFCNGAFWNHVDKQCPLELQKLAWKFIAKCQGLPIAIACIGRLLSCKPPTSAEWENVYRGLDSQLVKDVIPDAHMILKISLEDLPYNLKNCFLHCALFPENYVLQRRKTMRQWISAGFIREKEESRTLEEVADGYLAELVNRSLLQVVKRNYAARLKHCRMHEVIRLVALNKAKEECFGKVYSGSGTGAFSVEGARRISVQGGNLEHLSRTAATHLRSLHVFGRYINVDLLKPILTSSNLLSMLDLQVRRLQNLEVLDAVHSKLTYLPNSIVKLQNLRYLYASSTFSTSENVRAGGVKVPSGIQHLAGLRALQRVKATPEFLHEVGALTELRTLDVCDVQSEHSADLSNAITKMSHLVHLAIVAAAENEVMWLEGLYLPPTLSWLALRGKLEKTSMPQLFSSWSHLNSLTRLQLVFSNIDEETFSCLCVLRGLRFLWLRKAFEGKRLYFYTGSFPNLTHLFIRSAAQLNQVGIEKGAMQNLIELSLTDCPELKFVPDGIKHLASLEKLILEDTSEELIEKLLEKRYSDECSEDAMQISHIRNVTVGLSHKGLWERIR
- the LOC125542567 gene encoding disease resistance protein RPM1-like isoform X1 → MAEAVVGQLVVTLGGALAKEATIFGGALLGKEASALRGLFGKICDSKAELESMQACLQEAEQFKDTDKTTAIFVGEIRGFAFQIEDVVDEFTYKLEDCKHGGFAGKMKKRLKHIKTWRRLAAKLQEIDVKLKDAKRRKQDYAVVAGIGGSASAAKSTSRGQALHFTRDEDLVGIEENKEKLIRWLTGSGGGDYLEQSNSKVTTVWGMPGVGKTTLVAHVYNTVKLDFDAVAWVTVSESYNLEDLLKKIAAEFGIAGNIANFEMRRLAESVNNYLQGKKYILVLDDVWTPLVWSEIRNAFPTSNCTGRFIITSRKHEVSQLATGESAVHLEPLEAHHSWVLFCNGAFWNHVDKQCPLELQKLAWKFIAKCQGLPIAIACIGRLLSCKPPTSAEWENVYRGLDSQLVKDVIPDAHMILKISLEDLPYNLKNCFLHCALFPENYVLQRRKTMRQWISAGFIREKEESRTLEEVADGYLAELVNRSLLQVVKRNYAARLKHCRMHEVIRLVALNKAKEECFGKVYSGSGTGAFSVEGARRISVQGGNLEHLSRTAATHLRSLHVFGRYINVDLLKPILTSSNLLSMLDLQGTCIKMLPNEVFNFFNLRYLGLRYTDLESLPDAVRRLQNLEVLDAVHSKLTYLPNSIVKLQNLRYLYASSTFSTSENVRAGGVKVPSGIQHLAGLRALQRVKATPEFLHEVGALTELRTLDVCDVQSEHSADLSNAITKMSHLVHLAIVAAAENEVMWLEGLYLPPTLSWLALRGKLEKTSMPQLFSSWSHLNSLTRLQLVFSNIDEETFSCLCVLRGLRFLWLRKAFEGKRLYFYTGSFPNLTHLFIRSAAQLNQVGIEKGAMQNLIELSLTDCPELKFVPDGIKHLASLEKLILEDTSEELIEKLLEKRYSDECSEDAMQISHIRNVTVGLSHKGLWERIR